From one Methanotorris formicicus Mc-S-70 genomic stretch:
- a CDS encoding phosphoadenosine phosphosulfate reductase domain-containing protein, whose protein sequence is MEEVKCEMCLHTSKTRKIYDYEGKKLCKECIITLKYPRDFEKMKKEVEEFLSKSRKNKKYHCIVALSGGKDSVVALYLVKEKFKLNPLCVTVDNKYLAKEAIENCYNITRYLGIDWVVLQRDYTKLFEETINKGESPCRKCSEWNMREIWRIAKLMDIDVIITGHELPFGTTAIREMKEGIKMVRLLAPYRLTEEERYNILKKLPWKNPNLRGYTTNCLVLGVALERFYKKYGFSFEFDRISAMVRFGLMSREKAMEALECPKVPREVYKELKRRGLKINFEGDNES, encoded by the coding sequence ATGGAAGAAGTCAAGTGTGAAATGTGTCTCCATACAAGCAAAACAAGAAAGATATACGATTACGAAGGAAAAAAGTTATGCAAAGAATGCATAATAACCCTAAAATATCCAAGAGATTTTGAAAAAATGAAAAAAGAAGTTGAAGAATTTTTAAGCAAAAGCAGAAAAAATAAAAAATACCACTGCATTGTTGCCCTCTCTGGGGGAAAGGACAGTGTTGTAGCATTGTATTTGGTTAAAGAAAAATTCAAATTAAATCCCCTCTGCGTTACAGTAGACAACAAATACCTTGCAAAAGAAGCAATAGAAAATTGCTACAATATAACAAGGTATTTAGGGATTGATTGGGTTGTATTGCAGAGAGATTACACCAAATTATTTGAAGAAACAATAAATAAAGGGGAATCTCCATGTAGAAAATGCTCTGAGTGGAATATGAGGGAAATTTGGAGAATTGCAAAACTTATGGACATTGATGTTATTATAACAGGTCATGAACTTCCATTTGGAACCACTGCGATTAGGGAAATGAAGGAAGGAATAAAAATGGTTAGGTTATTAGCACCATATAGATTAACGGAAGAGGAGAGGTACAACATATTAAAAAAACTCCCATGGAAAAATCCAAATTTAAGGGGTTATACAACAAACTGTTTGGTGCTGGGTGTTGCATTGGAAAGATTTTATAAAAAATATGGATTTAGTTTTGAGTTTGATAGAATTTCAGCAATGGTGAGGTTTGGTTTAATGAGTAGGGAAAAGGCAATGGAGGCATTAGAATGCCCAAAAGTCCCAAGAGAAGTTTATAAGGAGTTAAAAAGAAGAG
- a CDS encoding ABC transporter substrate-binding protein: MTNYPTVAFFYWSSTKGPYVWGAQNFRSKWINMIKGEYFFNDIPGTGGSYMDKETFYERAMNADVVILHTMGKNITTKEQLLSLNPDFANFKAFKNGRFYALPYDNSKKEVLDPAGIMLDYAKVVHPEVFGLFP, encoded by the coding sequence GTGACTAATTATCCAACAGTTGCATTTTTCTACTGGTCTTCAACAAAAGGCCCTTATGTATGGGGAGCACAGAATTTTAGATCAAAATGGATAAACATGATTAAAGGCGAATACTTCTTTAATGATATTCCTGGAACTGGTGGGAGTTATATGGACAAAGAAACATTCTATGAAAGGGCTATGAATGCAGATGTTGTTATCCTGCATACAATGGGTAAAAACATAACAACAAAAGAACAACTGCTTAGTTTAAATCCTGATTTTGCTAACTTTAAGGCTTTTAAAAATGGTAGATTTTATGCACTACCTTACGATAATTCCAAAAAGGAGGTTTTAGACCCTGCTGGGATTATGTTGGATTATGCTAAAGTAGTGCATCCTGAAGTATTTGGGCTGTTTCCTTAA
- a CDS encoding GMP synthase subunit A, giving the protein MIVILNNGGQYVHRIYRSLKYIGVPSKIIPNTTPLEEIEKNEEIKGIILSGGPDIEKGKNCIDIALNAKLPVLGICLGHQLIAKAYGGEVGRAEAEEYASTKVYVIEENDLFKNVPKEFNAWASHKDEVKKVPEDFEVLVYSDICEVEAMKHKKKPIYGVQFHPEVAHTEYGSEILKNFCRVCGFKFDE; this is encoded by the coding sequence ATGATAGTCATCTTAAACAACGGCGGGCAGTATGTTCACAGGATATACAGGAGTTTGAAATACATTGGAGTTCCTTCAAAAATCATTCCAAATACAACACCTTTGGAAGAGATTGAGAAAAATGAAGAAATAAAGGGCATCATATTAAGTGGAGGACCAGATATTGAAAAAGGTAAGAACTGTATAGATATAGCGTTAAATGCAAAACTTCCAGTATTGGGAATTTGCTTGGGACATCAACTCATAGCAAAAGCATACGGCGGAGAGGTTGGAAGAGCGGAGGCAGAAGAATATGCAAGTACAAAGGTTTATGTCATAGAGGAGAATGATTTATTCAAAAATGTCCCAAAAGAATTCAACGCTTGGGCATCACACAAGGATGAAGTTAAAAAAGTTCCAGAGGATTTTGAGGTTCTTGTATACTCAGATATATGTGAAGTTGAGGCAATGAAGCATAAGAAAAAACCAATTTATGGAGTTCAATTCCACCCTGAGGTAGCACATACTGAATACGGTTCAGAAATTTTAAAGAACTTCTGCAGAGTGTGTGGATTTAAGTTTGATGAATAA
- a CDS encoding archaeosine biosynthesis radical SAM protein RaSEA, with protein MNNYFEFFLKKMREKYLKKRKESNPNKPIATWIQDDIFLDKSVGKSLTIILRTVGCRWAYQSGGCTMCSYLMESSPSPISTENLKRQFDYAIEKVKDLDEFSVKIFTSGSFLDEFEVPEEAREYIFEKLGELEEEGKLKEIAIESRPEFITEENLKNIRGYIKNINVEIGVGIETFNEEIRNIAIHKGVKTEDIINAINTTKKYNVGIKAYLLIKPLFITEKDAILDAINSGNRAFEIGCSRVSFCPATVHKGTLMEYFWSKNQYRPPFLWSIVEILKNVKSKNQDRIVMCDTSGIPTKRGAHNKLNCECNYKIKNAIEKFTLTQDIDVLDIECKCKKYWESFIEMEERNIVPLGDVNLSFE; from the coding sequence ATGAATAACTATTTTGAATTTTTTTTAAAAAAGATGAGGGAAAAATATCTAAAAAAAAGAAAGGAATCAAATCCAAATAAACCAATTGCTACTTGGATTCAAGATGATATTTTTTTGGATAAAAGTGTTGGGAAATCTCTCACAATAATATTGAGAACTGTTGGATGTAGATGGGCGTACCAAAGCGGAGGATGTACGATGTGTAGTTACTTAATGGAGTCTTCTCCATCCCCAATATCTACAGAGAATTTAAAGAGGCAGTTTGATTATGCCATTGAAAAAGTAAAAGATTTAGATGAATTCAGTGTAAAAATCTTCACATCTGGAAGTTTTTTGGATGAATTTGAAGTGCCAGAAGAGGCAAGGGAATATATTTTTGAGAAGTTGGGGGAATTGGAGGAAGAAGGAAAACTAAAAGAGATTGCAATTGAATCACGACCAGAATTTATAACAGAGGAGAATTTAAAGAACATTAGGGGATATATAAAAAATATAAATGTTGAGATTGGTGTTGGTATTGAGACGTTTAACGAAGAGATTAGAAACATTGCTATTCATAAGGGGGTTAAAACAGAAGATATAATAAATGCCATAAACACCACAAAAAAGTATAATGTTGGAATAAAGGCGTATCTATTAATAAAACCCCTATTTATAACTGAAAAAGATGCCATATTGGATGCAATAAACTCAGGAAATAGGGCATTTGAGATTGGATGTAGTAGAGTTTCTTTCTGCCCAGCAACAGTTCATAAAGGAACGTTAATGGAATACTTCTGGTCAAAAAACCAATATCGCCCTCCATTTTTATGGAGTATAGTTGAAATATTAAAAAATGTTAAATCAAAAAATCAAGATAGGATAGTTATGTGCGATACCTCTGGAATTCCAACAAAAAGGGGAGCACATAATAAACTTAACTGTGAATGCAACTATAAAATAAAAAATGCAATAGAAAAATTTACCCTAACACAAGATATTGATGTTTTGGATATTGAATGCAAATGCAAAAAATATTGGGAAAGTTTTATTGAAATGGAAGAGAGAAATATTGTTCCTTTGGGGGATGTTAATTTATCTTTTGAATGA
- a CDS encoding AAA family ATPase, whose amino-acid sequence MVKVLIGITGMPGSGKSAIKKIAKKFNIPVVSMGDVVREETRKSGLELTPENVGNMAIKLREMYGKEAIAVPCLKYVEEYFADCDFVIIEGVRSLYEVNYFKKHYPFLTIAIHASPKTRFGRLIKRQREDDAMDWDEFVKRDMRELGFSIGGVIALADYMVVNEENYESYLQELEDTLKKIVDSFKR is encoded by the coding sequence ATGGTTAAGGTGTTAATAGGAATTACAGGAATGCCCGGCTCTGGAAAGAGTGCCATAAAGAAAATAGCAAAAAAGTTCAACATTCCAGTAGTTTCAATGGGAGATGTGGTTAGGGAAGAAACAAGAAAAAGTGGTTTAGAACTAACCCCTGAAAATGTTGGAAATATGGCAATAAAGTTGAGGGAGATGTATGGAAAAGAGGCTATTGCAGTGCCTTGCTTAAAATATGTTGAGGAATATTTTGCAGATTGTGATTTTGTTATAATTGAGGGCGTTAGGAGTTTATATGAAGTCAACTATTTTAAAAAGCACTATCCATTTTTAACTATTGCCATACATGCATCTCCAAAAACACGATTTGGAAGGTTGATCAAGAGACAGAGAGAAGATGACGCTATGGATTGGGACGAGTTTGTTAAGAGGGACATGAGGGAGTTGGGCTTTTCCATTGGTGGGGTCATAGCACTTGCAGATTATATGGTTGTTAATGAAGAGAATTATGAAAGTTATTTGCAGGAATTGGAAGATACTTTAAAAAAGATAGTAGATTCATTCAAAAGATAA
- a CDS encoding class III signal peptide-containing protein yields the protein MSEKIKKFIKILSVRGQISLEFSVLLLVVIVAAAIAGYYIIASSKEIGYNNIDSINHTYNVTMKTLSNV from the coding sequence ATGTCAGAAAAAATTAAAAAATTTATAAAAATTCTATCTGTTAGGGGACAGATATCCTTAGAGTTCTCGGTTCTTTTACTTGTTGTTATAGTTGCTGCAGCAATTGCAGGATATTACATAATTGCAAGTTCAAAGGAAATTGGATACAACAACATAGACTCAATAAATCATACATACAATGTTACTATGAAAACATTAAGCAACGTATAG